The genomic DNA GAAATTGTGGGGCTGCTGGGCCTCAATGGGGCGGGCAAGACCACCTTCATAAAACTGCTGGCAGGTCTGCTCGAGCCCGACGAAGGCCAGATAAAGCTGCTGGGCAGACCCCTCCACCCGGCCACCGTTCGAAGCGCCGTGGCCCTACTAAAAGAGGGCCAGCCGAGCTTTTCGGAGTTCCTGACGCCGCGGCAGTGCTTGCTGTACTACGGGCATCTTCTGGGAATCAAGAACCTCGAGGCCCGGGTAGCCCAGGCGCTCGATCTGGCCGATTTATTACTGGTTGCCGAGCGACCCCTGCTCGAGCTCTCCTTTGGAACCAAGCGCAGAACGGGCCTGGCCCTGGCCTATTTGAAGGAGGCCCGGCTGCTTCTGCTGGACGAGGCCAGCGCCGGACTGGATGTAAAGAGTGTGGCCACCTTACGCTCCGCGCTGCGGCGCTACGCTGCACAGGGCAACGCGGTCTTGCTAACCGGGCACGAGATGGGCTTTATGGAGGCCGTCTGCGACCGGGTGGTTCTGCTACACCAGGGCCAGGTCAGGGCCGATGGCCGGCTGCACGAGCTCGGCAAAAAATACGCGCTCAAGCAGTTCGTGGAGGTCTGGTACGAGGGCCAGCCCACAGTGGGCGAGACCTTGGAACAGCAGGACGGGCTGGTCAGGCTCAAACTTGATCTGCGCGAACTGGGTCTGCTGGATAGCCAGCGGGTACGCCAGGTAAGGCTTCATCAATCCATACTGGAACATCTGCTGCAGGAGGTGGATCGTGTGGAGGGCCGAATGGCTTAGGTTCTGGGCGGAGCTAAAGTTCTACCGGCAGATGTGGATTGGCAACCTGATCAACCAGGTACTCATTACCGCTGGGTTTTTTTGGGTGGTCTCCCTGCTGAGCCAGGCCACCCTTTCGGGTCTTTTAGCCCTGTTCTTCTGGCAGT from Meiothermus cerbereus DSM 11376 includes the following:
- a CDS encoding ATP-binding cassette domain-containing protein translates to MSLRLYGGEIVGLLGLNGAGKTTFIKLLAGLLEPDEGQIKLLGRPLHPATVRSAVALLKEGQPSFSEFLTPRQCLLYYGHLLGIKNLEARVAQALDLADLLLVAERPLLELSFGTKRRTGLALAYLKEARLLLLDEASAGLDVKSVATLRSALRRYAAQGNAVLLTGHEMGFMEAVCDRVVLLHQGQVRADGRLHELGKKYALKQFVEVWYEGQPTVGETLEQQDGLVRLKLDLRELGLLDSQRVRQVRLHQSILEHLLQEVDRVEGRMA